ATCTCTTTAGGGCTCACGATGACCATCAACACTAGACAAAGAATGTAGAGGCGATCGACAAGAGCATCATTGTTTACGCCGTGGGTAACTTGGCTATAGCTATTGACACCATTTCGTGTTTGAATCAGAAAAagttaatattaaaaaaaaaagtaatgataAGACTTTATGATTCCTTATAgagatttatatttattctaTAGGCTCGAAGTGTTTCCCTTTATATTGCCCACATGGACAACAAATAATCTCTCCTCTTCAAAATGTGACTATTGTTAAACTTTCTCCGATGAGGGCGGTTCGACAAAGATTCGATAACGGACTTTCTTCGTTCGCAAATAGCTGAAAGTGTTGTCAAACTCGAAGACATCTGCTCGGTGACAAATAGAACGCATTATTACACTAATCGTGATAATAAAGCGTGTGATGGGTCACTCACATTTGCCTGGCTCGTCACAGGTCATCTGACCTTCTTCCATAGCCAAATGGCTATCAACTCGACACGGTAAAACCAAATCCTCTTCATTCCCTTTGGCATTTTTGGTGTAAACTCGGAATCGGATGTCACCTCCTTCCGTCATGAATTCCCATCTGTTTAATTCACACATTTAAGTtggttattatattattattattcattacaTTGACGACTAACTTTAGAATAGAAGAAGCGACATCAactttgtatttcattttctttcgacCACCAGCGCCGGCGATGATTGTCATGGTTTCCATGTAGTCCTTAGCAACGGGTCCGTTATTGCTCAGGTAATACGAAGCAGGTACTTCACCTCCCATATTGAACTGTCTCTCCACATCAACAATTGTTTGCGTAACTCAATAATTCTCAGTTAAGATTGTATTACCTTGCTGGGGCATTTGGGGTTGCCATCGGGATCGGTTAAGGTCCCGCCGTAATACGATGGCACGTATTCAGCTTCGATTTCGTCCAGTAAAGCGGATGTCCACTCATTTTTGTCGTTACCGTATATCTTGATTTTCGGGATGTCGGCCGGTGATAGAATCGGTTTGACTAAGGCGAAAAGCAGATGGAATACTTTGGGTGctgtaaaattaataaagtaaTTAAGGGCGATGAAGATGGACACAacacattattattaatgatGTACCATTGACGACAAATACTCGACGAAAAGATTTCGGGTAATTGATTAGGTATGTTCTGATCATATCCAAAAGAGCCTCTAGCACTTTATGTTGTAAAAATCGTTGTGAATTGTGTAATGCTTGCAATGACACTTGAAATGTATGTCTGAATATACCTTGTTTGCTAGCCATTTGTCTCATGGAGAAATGTTCAAAGTCCAGCATGAGTGTCAGCTGGGTTGTCCGCTTACCGGTTCTCTCGATTTCTTGATTTATGGCCAGAGCAAAAGTCTCGCACAACCATGTCGTGAAATTCAAGAATTCTTTATGCGTGACACACATAAGAAGTCCTAATTTATTTGTatcaaaccaaaattaaagCATAATCAACGAGAACACTTCATTGCACGCATTTTTTTACCCTTGATGTCTACTCTCCCGATGACACACACGAACACTGAAGGAGTAACCGGAAGGCGCAGTATTAAGTCAAGCAAGAATAAATATAACGATTAACATGTAGGACATATGGGACATCATTTACTGACCGGGACCATCGAATTTGTCAATTCCAACCAGCCCAGCGGAGAAATAATTTGTCAAGACTTCCTTTGGCACGTACGTCTGCAGGATTTCATCCGCCCCGCTCTCTCGCCTCCATTCCAAGGACTTTGGTGCGCGCATTTGaaacttttaatattttggCGCTTTTTGAGAAAAAGTCAAGTATTTCCATACCTGTTTGAGCATTTTCTCTGCACGACCCACATCGAAATCCTGTGCTGTTTTGCTCGCCAAATGAAATGCAAGtgtaatgttttatttacaggtcAGTATGAAAActttcagtaaaaaaaaaaggaaacttgtTTAATAGTATGCAAAATCAAGTCTAACCGTTCAGCCATTTCAAAAGGTATTCGTCACTGGAGTCTTTTAATTGGCACTCCTTTACCTCATTCCTAAACTAATTAAGAAGTCTCGTAAGAACAAGGAATTcatcgaaaacaaaatcaattgacaCATTTGATCATGCAGCACtgatttcgaaagaaaaaggttttttgtaAATCCGACCTGATCAAGAGCGACTTGTTTCTCATCATTGAATTCTAATTTGGAACCACTCATGacgattttatttgaattagagtggacctcttttttcaatatttgtgCACGCCACGGTCAAACGATATGAAGCAGGAAGCGCTCAGCGACTAGACTAGACTGTTACAGACATCAATCTTACATCAACAGAGTATTTGTCCGTTTATTTTATCTTCAAACGGGAAACCAagataaaaatgttcaaaggtgtttttgttttttgaactTTCCATGGTGATAGTGTGAGAAAACCAAATAACGACACCGTGTGGCCTACCTTCCGGATTCGACCTGTAATTATTGGTGTTTATCTTTTTATAAATAGTACCAGACATTTCTTATTTGTCGTTAATCGACATCTTTTCtatcaaatattgaaaaaataatcaaacatttacgtttttacttcttcttctattatttCGCAAAAATATCCGAAGACTCGTTTTGCGGTTTTGGTCATCTATCATCTGTTCAGTCGGATAACATGAGCTATCTGAATTCCGAATAATCCCGCCGTCACTGaactgtcactaggtggctaaaaatGTGTCGACTGCTCCGACAGGTGGCTGGAAGGTGTTCGtggtaaaaactaaaaactaaaaaggtaaaggaaaaaggaagccATTTGTAGCTGAGACACCGACTGAATATGTAATGCTATTCAAGTGTCAAGACATTTTCTTGGCATTTCATTTTACATCAAATCTTGTAAAGATTTCTTAAGGTTACTGATTGTAAAACATTTGTGTGAATTAACAGATATAATCTAGCCTACTATTGCCACTTGGTAAAATCATCTGATCACGTGGTCCCAAAACTTGTGTACACTTTACCGAATTTCACGTCTTGCAACCTGTATCTCTTATTCCATTCACTTCTCATCGAAGGTAATTATGTTTCCCTTCAATAATACAGCAGATTTAGTTCATATCATCAGAGAGTATATTTCTTTGCTTGAGTATTAAGAACTTTTTTATTCATGAAGTCAACTGTGTTTTCTATCTCTCAGGCCTTAGCTGTTCCTGTGTCCAAATCAAGTGCCTTCATGGAATTCTCCACAAAGATGAAAATTCATCATCTATTCCTCAACTCTTTGTTTGAATTGCAGATTTCTCTGAGGTAATGcacaaatttagattttctccAGTTATCTAATTTCCATATTCTTATGATCCATTACAAGGCACGAGTGTCTTTGTGAGGGGAACTAAATTCTGTCATCAATTCCCTCAATAATGAAATGTAATTTATTAGTTTTATGTTCAGGTAGCAGATTCCTTTGCTGATCTATTGCAGAATTTGAGAAAACAGTTAAGTTTAAGCATTATTGCAGTCATTAGGATATTAACCTCAGTCATGcatgtggttttgttgcagccagctggtgaaagggaTGATCAAATCAACAGTAACTCTGGAAGTTTCAtgtttttaatgtaattttatgtttatgtCTGAAGATGAACTCTAATCTGATGTAGAACATCTAAAGTTAAACTTGTTTGGCTTAAGAAAAATATCCCTTGGATCTTTCCTGACTTGCTTTGAATGTataatttttcatcattattaATTTCTCTGTTTTCTCATAGGACTATACAATaatgtgcagtggttttgcagcctgTTTCTAGTTCAGCTGTTGATAGTCTAGTTGCGGCCAGATGGTGAAAGATGTCATCAAATCAAGTTCAGCAGTTGCACAGAGTCTGTTAACCTGGAGTTAGTTGTTGTCTTGACAAATTTTGTTCTGCATTTCTGTGAGTATTTTATCCTCGTCAgaactttttcctttcgtctttttgtttgtgtgtagTAAAAGAACATGTTTGTTTATGAGAAGAGGGTAGGCCTGTTCGTCGAACAGAGAACTGAAGGTTGAAGATATTGAACTCCTGACTTTGGGCAAACTGAGCAAGTGGGCAGTAGAACAGATGCTATTTAGATTCTTTTATCCAGAAAGAATTGTCTTTGGAAATTTACGCTTtattaaccaaaaaaatattaaacccATACAAGTGAATCTAATCCTTCACACTCTTGCATATTCATTGCAAATTGTATAATAAATacagaagaaataaaactgtatGCACATTTATaaacaatttataaattttttcgaaataatatatttttattttcttgttttaataaacaaagcgtcCGGTTCCaaagacatatttttttaaatattcaagtGTTAATAGATATATTCATCGTTTTTTTCTCACTATGTAGCACATTACTTGCTAAACATCGTACATACAGGATATAGTCAATCGAGACAGGGGGAAACTCTATCTTGATTGACTGTGCCCAGGAAGATTACCTGGACAAgggagaagagtgcgaggccaGTTTTACtagggagcgattagtcatccTAGGCTACAGGGTTggactcatgaccctctaaaagcTTTCCTCAGATCATGaaccttccaagtccccgttcgaccagagccctcctcaTCCTAATAGTtatcacagcgggtgagtgaccaccggcgggcgttggttagtggttagttagggaaacggggccacagaaaagaagggagcccagatatgcacttgacAAGGGCCACTTGTAATATATCTCTACATCTACACAAATGATCAGTCTTCAGTTCCAGCTCATCAGTTTCCAAACAACTATAGAGTGGTGAAggattaacctgaaaggaGATAATATTTAGATATAATTTTCCAACCACATGATAGCGACAGCAAGGAATACCTCAAATCTATCAATGTTACAtgtcctaaattagaactaaGTGGAGGTCACTACTCACCACAACCTCTTGAGTGGCAGCATGATTTTGCTAATGTCTGCAGAAGAGATggcagcaaagaattggatctgaGGAAGGCATCTTGGAGATTTACTACAATTTGACAGGGGAAGTTAacctgaaatattattataaacaTTAAATGACAATAGAAACTATTTAGCTTTAGAAGACATAGCTTGCATTATTGGTGGATCATTTCATCTAAACACCTAGGTCACACAAAAACTTCAGCctaaatcaaaacaaagttTCCCCAGAGGATTCTATTAAGTAGGGCATTTGGCCCAGACAAAGTTGTTCCGTTCCTATGCTGCTCTCCAATTATCAATGGTCATCGGaacctacagaaaaaaagaaagatttatcacaaGTAAGACATGGAGCAGAATGACAAGAATAAGCTAAAAAGGTGATACCTAGAGGTAGCAGAAGacgatatttcgtcaacaatcTAGAAACACCAACAGATCCCATAGATAAGGCACATATAAGCGAATGTCAAGCTGTCTTCTCCTCATGGTTCAAACATTATCACCTTGGGATTTCGTCAGTTGTGATGTGTGATTCTGCggtggtggctttttggtgaagacttgatacaaatttggagggaagaatattacgtgagtatcaaattGCCTTTTATTGTTAGTTATTGACTTATTTCAATTAAGTGTGTCAAcaagctagagcggacatttttttcatattattattgataaacgtttctttttcctgacgctagacggcatagcctttgatcattttccactcagttttattacgtttactttgcacatctctgaagaaatttctcgctggAAATATTGGGTAATGGCTGTCAGTTTCTGTCACatcaaagctcacttgttagatttttaataatttgtgtttttttttctacttccggttttctcatttctgtcagtagtttagtaaatactcatctgacgcacaaaagaaccacatattcgtgatcctcgtccaatttttggtaaagttcatgtttttttttctacgtacgcgtacttccggttttgagaattttcctgaactatagttcaggaaaaatcgcgattttgaccaaattttggatttcgttaaAATTACACGTAATCGACCCCgaatttcacggagatcacgaatatttggtttattttgtcggcagctcaatggttaatgcgctatcgcttacttccggtatacttccggaaaatttgcatgaaactagcaagtgagctttattcTCTGTACTATTCTCTAGATTTCAAGCTAGGtttaagcaaataaaagtgCACCGTTCAAGTTATACAAGTAGCTAAAGAACTGAATTGCTTTAAGTTACATGGCAGATACAGAACTGCAGCCCGATAGCCAGTgcggtgaaaacatttttgatatCCCATATATGTAATAGTTTTAATTCAAAgcaataatgttttttaagaTCTTCAATATCactagaattcaaaaattttacgtTGTGTCTCACAAGGCGCGTTTTTGGGACTTGAAGTGTCAAAGGTGTCCAATAGATGACATAGGTGTTCTTGTTTATCATGTGATGGCGGATTGTTGTGgtggttgtcaaaagttttccttaatttttccatgaaagttaccgatgaattcatcagtaaattcaagtttatttctgtGCAATTTGTTTGTAATGTGATTTATTCCGTATGTGTGTCGGATCACCTTACATATTTCTATTATAACGTGTAGGAAGGAACGCGAAAGGCAACTGAAACTACAAGTAGCCTACCATCAATTCTTTGATTAAAATCGCCGTTCTGCTGAATGCTTTATCCTGTTGATGCAGGTAAAACCTATAATAGCTTAGTCACAAATCTTTGAATACCTCTTTACATTTTTAGTTCATATTCTATTGGTAATCTGGagtttttaataatgttgGTAGATCACTAACCCCAGCGTGGACAAcacatgttgttttttcatgttttctacAAATAATGCATTGACACTTGACAgacaagtattattcttccttgagaaatttgttacttttatttcatgctatttattatttgacataATACAGAccatgggtaatcttcaggttAATTGCAGCAACTTGGGACTTGGGAGAAGTCCTGTGAAAAGACACAGGGCACATGACcagatttgtgtttttctgAATGTTCTATTCAACTAGTAGGTAACAACTAACTTTACCTTATTGCATGAATGTGAATATTAATTGAACTATTTCCTTtgccaaagttagttggaaccCTAACTCAAACACAGACAACACATTGCTGCTGCCTTACggccacaggcaggaaaatgattcttttcttcagaaaattgtaagttgtaTTTGTAGTCTTAAACCCCCCCATACTTTTTGTTactattatagatttttatgttgaaacaGTTACGGAAAATGATCGGAAATAGCCaagttaataatttgtgtgttgtctcatagggaaagctgttTGAGTAATCTGTTATTCATCCtcacttgattcatttcgtgccagtTAGTGAAAGGCGTGAAGAATTCAAGTttagctgctgcgtgctgtcagcaagcaagcaatccaattgatgtccaccaggtggcgcgagtgtccTCAAGGCCCCggttcggccattttgttccttgaCGTAGCAGAAGTGAGAtgccggtcgtgacgtttcccaaaatgaaaaggtattTCTTGTCAATTAATTAGGTTAATGGAATGTAAAATTTCGATGTGTCAATTTTCAGGTGATTGATCTTACCACTTTGCCATCGGAATTGAAAATGCCTGTAcatttgccgaaatgtcgtgcctcgtgtgtctcgctgcctgtaCCCAGtcgtacgtctcatcccatgcaacagcaaaagtaattattttgttcaGATTTCCTACAACTATTTACTGAATATGACTAGATATCAATTTGCTTTGCTACTGTAGAAATTTGAGCACCTTTCCAACTTTTACTTCTTTCGTAAAATTGCAGAAATCAAAGCTAATCTGTTTTGTCTGACTCCTTATCTTTTGTCGTAAGAGTCCAGTTAACTTGCGTTTCCTGatggtgatttttttattttcttcaataggTCTAACAACCACGCTGCAGccagatggtgaaaggtgtgatgaaGAAAAGTTCAACCGTTGTATGCAGGATGTGGTGCTAGTGTTATCCAGAAGTAGCTGTGTTGGAGTTATTCCGAAGCAGCTGAGCCAGAATTTGTCCAAATTGCtgacttcaaaattttaactgctttcatttgtattttttgcttTGCAAGTGGTATCCGTGGTGCtcgatttgaaatatttttatcccaatttatttgtggttttgctctgccagtgagtTGCTGACTTGAATTGGTTTCATATCTTgtcttttttccgttttacTTGGGCAGTATACGACTGTGGCAAACTGATTCTATGTCAGTTTTGATACagtcgacaactgctagattaaattccggctttctgcaccaacaaaataataacggcatatgttattatcgcggttgggaaagtcacaggcccccccctccctgggggccataaaatatatgtggttgtgttaaaaaaataaaaattgtaaaataataatagagattgtttttaatttataacaaaaaaaacatgggaGCAACgaacatcgccaattttttgcgaaaaagactagtaaaaataataaatggtggttgtttttagcaaattttaaaatttaataaaaatttgggctGGATAATGTTTAGATTGATGAAAATATtgtgaataataaaatggtttcatgtattaaaaaaaagcagtAAGTCAGTAGTTatgatttcaataatttatttttataacaaggtggtattattgattatttcagGTTTGTTATGGTAGATGTAAGTTAATCAGTACACAagatttttatggttttaaCTGAGCTTCTcacagaaaatataaaatcttaTTACAATTCCCCATCCACACAACTACCTAGgaggaaattttgtttacttggggaaagagagaacagatatgaatttgaaaaatctctaggattatataatttttcaatCTCTTTGAAGTTCAGCAACCTCTTCTTAGCTTCACCAATGTATCAAGTCCGGAACGGCGCCGTTCGATTGAACTGAAACGAGAATAGAGAATTAgttattaattgaataaaactcttcatccagcattacctcaacatAGATACAGGTAGCAGAAGAACACACCAACAAATTACCAGAAAGCCATGAGGCAACACCTATTATTTTGCACAACAGCTCAACtctgcatggacaccaacatgGTAAATGGAAGTATGATGTTGAACCAACACGCAAGTCTGTAGAAGATCCATTTCAGTGCACGTCTCAATCAGAAAATGACTGCCACACCAAACATCACAACCATGAACAGCTCAAACTTTCTCTAACCAATGAAACCTGTAAAGCAAGAGCCAAAAGTACAttaataaaccaataaaatttcaaaattataaaataaataatcttagttctgttaaataaaaattctcaaataaaccaaattgTAACTCTTCCGAAGttgatcaaaattttttcacaaatGCTTATTTGAAACAGTTGGTAGTTGTCAAATTGCTTCTAAATCATGAATTTTAAGCCCAACTCGAGTAAATTCTAAACAAAGAACACAAATAgactaaaatttaacaagatGCTAACCCACGGAAGTTGTCTTATTACAAGTAGATGTTACCATTTCAGCTCGCCTAGTGTGCACATTTTCATCTCGCAACATGGTAGAGGCATCTCATCTCATCTTGTTGATTTGGCATCCCACATTGAGAACAATCTCAACCAACCTGTCACAAGATAAATTAGATTAGTTAAAGACACTTTTCAAATCATTATTAATGAAAGTTCATGTCTTCGCAAGCTCAATTCAAGGGCATCTctcaaattgacaaaattcACATAAcatcacaaaaaatatttgcaatgACATGTAACTTTAGTTTACTAATTAttgataatttttaataaaacagcTCAATTTTCTATCAGAAACCTCATCACAGAATTTTAATGTGGAAACAGTCATACGACCATTAAGTTACTCTACATTATTACTTGTACTGTTCTCAAGTACTTTGACATGACGAAGCGTGCAACActcagcaagagacgacattttaaaCAAGTGTACAACAAGCATGGCCACATTGAACTGGCTAGTATAAATTTAAGGCCATGTTACCCGTAAATTGACCGTAGAAACATTAAGAATTAGAGTAGGAATTACCTTTTTATGAAGAACTAAGTCAGGATTCAGGAAAGAAAGTACCCAGCAATAATGACTAGAGTAACCTTCTCGGCCAGCGTCTCGAAAGAAATAGAACGACAAGTGGTTTCTCGTCTCAAAACTGTGGCGACCCCCCCTCCAGTACATCCCTCTACCAACACAGgctgaatagttcaatccctaaacacactgaaatatttagccacctagtgacagctcTGGTGACAGCCCTTATTAGCATCCACGGACGAGAATGACTAGAGTCAGTAATATAagaatgtccgctctagctcgttgacacttaattgaaaaaataactaaCAATAAAAGGCAAATAACTTTGTTACTCACTCCATACCCCTGCTTTGGGTCACTTTAGATGTTGGAAAATTTAAGCCAGATACAAAAACGTTTTCCTGAGTTTCTTGGGAGAGGCAACCATAGGTTTTtagtaaaaacaacaaacattaaCAAGTGTTTTCGAGGAATTTATTCAGAATTTGTTTGAATGCCGTATCCTGGGTCACATCACTTACACAAGTAACATATTGTTTTAGCGATGAGTATACAgatcaattaaatttcataCAAAGTTTAGAATGAAACGCACAAAAGTAAACCAAAAAgcattaaaaattacaaagcaTTGCGCAACATCGACGATTCCACGCTGAGAAATTTCATGATCTTGATTCTTGGTTTCATTAGAAAAATGGGCGAGATAGTTACTTTAAAAATTGTCAGGAGCAACGgtggtttattttattctataaatcaataattgttgaaaaattaaaatacatttaaaaataagattgtccattgacaaaacaaacttttttaaaaaagtgaattattttttctagaaaactGAACTTACCTTCAAATGGGATATAGCTTCCCATGGTGACCTCGTCATAAGTTGGAAGTTGTTCATCGTACCAATTACTTGAAGCATCATATTGCCAATCACCTTCAATATTTATGACAAATATGTCGCCACATGAGACAACTTCATCATAAGACGGTGGTGGCGATAGATCTGCGTTGGGATGCTGGGATCCGAGATTGCCATTACTGGACAAGACGGTGTTCGCCATCGATGATGATTTGTCGAAACAGCATATTAAAGTGTATAGTTTGCTATAGAGATACTTGAAAAGCAGAGCAAAAACTACGCAAGCAAAAATCAACCCAAATGTTGTTAAGAGTAAACTTTgaaatgacatttttaaaGAGGCTTAAAAAGGCAATCAATGATCGGGACAATGTACTCAGCAGCTCGAGCGTGATATGTGTAATAACTTTCTTCATCGCGTGCAGTCTAACCTAACCCTGTC
The sequence above is a segment of the Daphnia pulex isolate KAP4 chromosome 11, ASM2113471v1 genome. Coding sequences within it:
- the LOC124207399 gene encoding SEC14-like protein 2 isoform X1, whose translation is MSGSKLEFNDEKQVALDQFRNEVKECQLKDSSDEYLLKWLNAQDFDVGRAEKMLKQSLEWRRESGADEILQTYVPKEVLTNYFSAGLVGIDKFDGPVFVCVIGRVDIKGLLMCVTHKEFLNFTTWLCETFALAINQEIERTGKRTTQLTLMLDFEHFSMRQMASKQVLEALLDMIRTYLINYPKSFRRVFVVNAPKVFHLLFALVKPILSPADIPKIKIYGNDKNEWTSALLDEIEAEYVPSYYGGTLTDPDGNPKCPSKFNMGGEVPASYYLSNNGPVAKDYMETMTIIAGAGGRKKMKYKVDVASSILKWEFMTEGGDIRFRVYTKNAKGNEEDLVLPCRVDSHLAMEEGQMTCDEPGKYVFEFDNTFSYLRTKKVRYRIFVEPPSSEKV
- the LOC124207399 gene encoding SEC14-like protein 2 isoform X2; the encoded protein is MMRNKSLLIRNEVKECQLKDSSDEYLLKWLNAQDFDVGRAEKMLKQSLEWRRESGADEILQTYVPKEVLTNYFSAGLVGIDKFDGPVFVCVIGRVDIKGLLMCVTHKEFLNFTTWLCETFALAINQEIERTGKRTTQLTLMLDFEHFSMRQMASKQVLEALLDMIRTYLINYPKSFRRVFVVNAPKVFHLLFALVKPILSPADIPKIKIYGNDKNEWTSALLDEIEAEYVPSYYGGTLTDPDGNPKCPSKFNMGGEVPASYYLSNNGPVAKDYMETMTIIAGAGGRKKMKYKVDVASSILKWEFMTEGGDIRFRVYTKNAKGNEEDLVLPCRVDSHLAMEEGQMTCDEPGKYVFEFDNTFSYLRTKKVRYRIFVEPPSSEKV
- the LOC124207433 gene encoding uncharacterized protein LOC124207433, which produces MSFQSLLLTTFGLIFACVVFALLFKYLYSKLYTLICCFDKSSSMANTVLSSNGNLGSQHPNADLSPPPSYDEVVSCGDIFVINIEGDWQYDASSNWYDEQLPTYDEVTMGSYIPFEE